A stretch of Pangasianodon hypophthalmus isolate fPanHyp1 chromosome 9, fPanHyp1.pri, whole genome shotgun sequence DNA encodes these proteins:
- the LOC128318838 gene encoding macrophage mannose receptor 1-like codes for MKMKAVLSVLLLAALTGAATALFWRKYIHVNEQLNWTEAQAYCRENYVDLLTMETQEEKDNYRNYTQGNCSAGCWTGLSGNGQKMTFTQWSDGSLLTFTHWGKNEPSNTIDANCVYTNNHWHNDYCTNARTFICYTWEPELIVVQEMKTWEEALKYCRMNYTDLVSLDTERAHLLVNSKSSEILTPSFWTGLRFLDGSWFWVNQALTDEPGLGNLSLMPSCPAPRFRCGARKAKSNVLENRDCEEKMNFICYQLSIPENSGIVFL; via the coding sequence atgaagatgaaggctgttctctctgtcctcctcctggcagctctgacaggagcaGCTACAGCTCTGTTCTGGAGAAAATACATTCATGTGAATGAACAACTGAACTGGACTGAAGCTCAGGCATACTGCAGGGAGAATTATGTAGATCTGTTGACCATGGAAACACAAGAGGAAAAAGATAACTACCGAAATTATACTCAGGGTAATTGTTCTGCAGGGTGTTGGACTGGTCTCAGCGGGAACGGTCAAAAGATGACCTTTACTCAGTGGTCTGATGGAAGCTTACTGACTTTCACACATTGGGGCAAGAATGAGCCATCCAATACAATCGATGCTAACTGTGTATATACAAACAATCATTGGCATAATGATTACTGTACAAATGCTCGGACCTTCATCTGCTACACTTGGGAGCCAGAGCTGATCGTGGTGCAGGAGATGAAGACCTGGGAAGAAGCTCTGAAGTACTGCAGAATGAACTACACTGACCTGGTAAGCCTCGACACAGAGAGAGCTCACCTTTTGGTCAACAGCAAGAGCAGTGAAATTCTGACACCCAGTTTCTGGACCGGGCTGCGCTTCCTGGATGGATCATGGTTCTGGGTGAACCAGGCCTTGACGGATGAACCAGGCCTGGGGAACCTGAGTCTTATGCCCTCGTGCCCTGCCCCACGTTTCCGTTGTGGAGCCAGAAAAGCCAAATCTAATGTCCTGGAGAACAGAGACTGTGAGGAGAAAATGAACTTCATCTGCTACCAACTAT
- the LOC113525100 gene encoding interferon-inducible GTPase 5, which produces MASEDRDTNAALQASGEPTLKKAAKKAQKQMDQLFNISLHIAVTGESGTGKSSFINAIRELDKDDEGAAKTGVTETTTEPTPYEHPTMPNVMLWDLPGIGTPKFKARKYLKNMQFNRYDFFIIISSERFKENDIMLANEIKKRKKLFYFVRSKIDNDIRTEETKTGFNKEETLLQIKSNCLENLKEIENPKVFLISSENIKAFDFEKLIETLMSDLPQHKQSALLQSVPITSEAMLKKKVKMFEKAAWAAALCSGIIAAAPVPGLSVACDASILVAFFTRCYYSFGLDDKSLKKLSERVNKPQLESFIKSPLVVALTTKSTARLSLSALAGGAALEYLCSLVPGVGSATAAGISFVCTLTLLKNGLKELENAALKVLKEAGLQ; this is translated from the coding sequence ATGGCCAGTGAAGATCGTGACACAAACGCAGCTCTGCAGGCTTCAGGAGAGCccactttaaaaaaagcagctaaaaaagcacaaaaacaaatgGATCAGTTATTTAACATCTCACTTCACATCGCTGTAACTGGAGAATCAGGCACAGGAAAGTCATCTTTCATCAACGCAATCAGAGAGCTGGACAAAGATGATGAAGGTGCAGCTAAAACTGGAGTTACTGAAACCACAACTGAACCAACACCTTACGAACATCCCACAATGCCCAATGTGATGCTTTGGGACCTGCCTGGAATAGGAACCCCAAAGTTTAAGGCTCGGAAATATCTTAAAAACATGCAGTTCAACAGGTATgatttcttcatcatcatctcatcTGAGAGATTTAAAGAGAATGACATCATGTTGGCCAACGagatcaaaaaaagaaaaaagctcttTTACTTTGTGAGGTCTAAGATAGACAACGATATTCGAACAGAAGAAACAAAAACGGGCTTTAATAAGGAAGAAACGCTCTTACAAATCAAAAGTAACTGCCTGGAAAACTTGAAGGAAATTGAAAATCCGAAAGTTTTCCTTATATCCTCAGAGAATATTAAAGCGTTTGATTTTGAAAAGCTGATTGAAACCCTGATGTCAGATCTCCCGCAGCATAAACAGTCTGCTCTACTGCAGTCAGTGCCCATCACCTCTGAGGCTATGctgaagaaaaaagtgaaaatgtttgaGAAAGCAGCATGGGCTGCAGCCCTTTGCTCTGGCATCATTGCAGCAGCTCCAGTACCGGGTCTCTCCGTGGCATGTGATGCCAGTATTTTAGTGGCTTTCTTTACAAGGTGCTACTACTCATTCGGCCTTGATGATAAATCACTTAAAAAACTCTCGGAACGAGTCAACAAGCCACAGTTGGAATCTTTCATAAAATCACCTCTTGTAGTGGCGTTGACAACGAAATCCACCGCGAGACTGTCGCTGTCTGCTTTAGCAGGAGGAGCAGCGCTGGAGTACCTGTGCAGCTTGGTTCCTGGGGTAGGAAGTGCTACGGCAGCTGGGATATCTTTTGTTTGTACATTAACACTTTTGAAGAATGGATTGAAAGAGCTTGAAAATGCAGCACTGAAAGTGCTGAAAGAGGCGGGGTTACAGTGA